aaaattctaTTTTCAAAAACTCTAATGTCAGCGGCAATTGCTTAGGTCATCAAAGTTTTGAAAAcatagatattgattttgattggTAATGCAAATGCTTTATTAACGAAGGCATATCAACAATAAGAATTTAAAGAGAAACAAACTCGTCAATCCTAAAATGTTCAGATATTTCACAATACAATGATAGTAACAATACCAAGCATTATTCCAACaacatgggttagctttgatctctTTGGAAGACATACGCAAAATCAACAAAACGAGAACAATATTCTCCATCCAGAGGAATTAAGGACCTTTTCATGAATATGAAAACAGAAACAATCAGAATACCAGCGTTATCAAATCTGGATAGATCAGTTTTGATCTCTAATCAGTTTCTTCCAAAGCATATTTCTTCTTCAAGTAGATCCTTTAGATCCTGCTTGGAAAAGCTAAACCAATCCCACTGGATTGGTAGATTGTTCAGCTCATTTAGGCATCGCTGGCATCATCCCAGCTCCATCCCATCCCTATCCTGGAGGAGGAAACAAAAGATCCCATGGGTCCTTTTTCCCTTGCGATATTCAGGCATCTCTctgtcctctccctctcctcccttcTTGCCTATACCTGCAGTACAATCTCATGGCCGAAATATCCAAACATGCTCTTaatgttctcaaaattttttttcctagaGATTACCAAAATAACAACAATaatagcagcagcagcaacaacaaCATAAGAACAACAATAAGAATCACAATAAGAATaacagaaagaaaaagaataatgaTAACAATAAGAATGCAAAAAAACAGTAACAATAACAATAACAACGACAAGgcaccatcctccacaagtccTCTTCTCTTTTAATTAAGAGTCTTATCATCTCATAACATCATGAGCAACATGGTTGCACATAGTAATCCCTATTACGAGAATATGTAAGCATTTGAATGGTTTTCCAAGCTATTTTGATTCTAAGCTATCTAGCTTCTCATGTCTAATCAGTAATGTTTAATCCACGGTCATATTCCACCACACTATCCTCAGCAGTTCCCTTCATCACCTGTGCTTCATTGGAATTCTTTTCTTCCCTAACACGCGTACTTCTTGGCATCCTTAGCCAACTCATCAATCCATGGGCATCTAGAATTTGCAACCATCCATCAAAGTCTAGTTTCAGCCAATGCTCGGGACGCAACTGCTCCAAAATAAATAGTTGAGCCAGCGATAAACTTCCAAAGCTTCATGGAATGAGAAAACGGTTCACTCATTTTACATCACACTCTATCCTTTTTCTTCCCACCATGGTACTTGATAACTCTTGTATTGTGCACGAAGTGCTCCTTTGCATCTTCTCCACAAGCACACCAACCCTCTCTCTCAACCCAAGCTGCAACAGCTTGTCCCTTAGCAACTCACAAGTACTAAGATAAGGTGGAATCCCCTCATCCACCATCACCTCGAAGTATTGACAAGCCTCTTCAACCTTTCCTTTCTTCTTGCAAAGCCCATGGATCATCACTGCATATGTTGAAGCTGATGGATAAAATCCCCTTTTCTCCATTCCATCCCAAACTGCCATTGCCCTATCGATTCTCCCAACTCCTATAAGCATCTTCAACAACATATTATATGTATGCCGATCCGGCGAGCAAGAGTCTTTGTCCATCCTGGCAAGCAGCCTCAGGGCCTTGTTAACCTCATGAAGCTTACAGTGAACTGCTAATATAGCATTATAGCTCCAAGCATCGGGCTTCGCCCCTCTATAGAGCATCTCATCGAGCAACTCGTAAGCTTCCACGATCTTCTCCTCCTCGCATAGCAACTTGATGATGGCATTATAGGTGAACACATTCGGTGAAAGGTCGCGCCTTTTCATCGTATCAAGCACTCTCATGGCAGAATGCACATCCTTCGCCTCACAGGACGCACGAATAAAAGCAGAGTATGTGGCAGCATCAGGTTTGAGCCCATGATCTCTCTGCATTTCCTGCAGCCGCCGGTGGGCCTCGTCGATCTCCCCTCCCCTACAGAAGGCCATAATCAAGGTGTTGTAGGCGACCGCATCTACCACGCAACCTCTTTGAAGCATTTCATCGAACAAGTCGAGAG
The DNA window shown above is from Elaeis guineensis isolate ETL-2024a chromosome 8, EG11, whole genome shotgun sequence and carries:
- the LOC105045213 gene encoding LOW QUALITY PROTEIN: pentatricopeptide repeat-containing protein At1g52640, mitochondrial (The sequence of the model RefSeq protein was modified relative to this genomic sequence to represent the inferred CDS: inserted 1 base in 1 codon), whose product is MLVSRTRTRLVVSXHSFHLLSSQPDPPPSPTTSSSALAASDVVNDLCRVLSDFRAPHHDLDAALHPFAALLTPALAEHVLKRCSRLPGAAHRFFLWSAALPGFCHSPASHLVVIESLAAARQFPLVWSFLSELRDSGLRRSDADEIRPKAFWLLFRSYSGACLPADAVRAFKRMPDFRLQPDLEDLHQLLFSLCRNGLVEQAQSFFDQSKHQFPINQKTYSIIMGGWAAAGSSKKALDLFDEMLQRGCVVDAVAYNTLIMAFCRGGEIDEAHRRLQEMQRDHGLKPDAATYSAFIRASCEAKDVHSAMRVLDTMKRRDLSPNVFTYNAIIKLLCEEEKIVEAYELLDEMLYRGAKPDAWSYNAILAVHCKLHEVNKALRLLARMDKDSCSPDRHTYNMLLKMLIGVGRIDRAMAVWDGMEKRGFYPSASTYAVMIHGLCKKKGKVEEACQYFEVMVDEGIPPYLSTCELLRDKLLQLGLRERVGVLVEKMQRSTSCTIQELSSTMVGRKRIECDVK